The proteins below come from a single Neospora caninum Liverpool complete genome, chromosome IX genomic window:
- a CDS encoding putative FIK kinase (incomplete catalytic triad), with the protein FVPGATQPWFPVPGSASFRSCSEPARSSGFVANSSQPSTLWRLRRDCGSIVDRCKLARGTPVAAACPETTCLSHPAASSEGLSHASSSFQLSQRTYSPEAVSRESQFCAASPRAQELLQSAVSASPHFAEDRAFPSSPDRRAELSPHCVPCAVEARLGGVVLPATKARTEEPPLNVSVDTNASNDVFGEGHVPGCSLPQSQRGSDGSKNSHGSGPQGTGTPMLSPLSEHSPEDTVPVCTGGHNGGVVPLSLTSFAEPGAAWVTAVRRQHAAASGAAAASGKSRNSKTQPGGGSVPSLYLEPPYSSSTPPPPIPNRTSRHIASFGTGYLSSSPTVERPSSPISFGVDRSPPCANMGNRTSSCSPYLRHPGEELSTDVTRSHTGNDFQALIAPGSRDAFSSQAAFTRFPDETARESLPGTLVSSNTAGTTQIISELHATSGHASPRTPALSKSGCSSSRTSPSRSSSVDPTRGSASFLTGEPSTSRGARMRPVSPHRPATSLRLPSPLFTCKGRSQSPRCLTQTPSGEHDKEDCTPQKSVDSLWESQDGTRRSATQIRSRALSPAYQLAASPLLGSTTPIPSGVTTDVAPAMLTERAPVQINANEQSGLLTTWEEAQGHPAPRLATPQSRHSETCDRHALPSPRGAQGRPASLHVSQTEGELGRATEAKNMTSYCSNSSAAQTLSAGSFASLAAAAAATSADAAVEWGGVSSAPQGSTCVLSSISSRDPGHAGDIDGRSHGLTSGGSSCGFISFDGLTVDLPTSRAPGSAPPDFPACEPDAGATPHATCEASETQGTAYQTCLSSCLDQGLPLGAATALSSRGSGRSALSHALSRRDGIGDSAFPPESDGLPSQAFSVCGASTLGSNGHRSPAVTSRGSVSPAKSVAGTGRAASTPRMSPRCRAPRCLSTPCSRSASRGTGRVRSPLSPRPEPIPDPSPSSHPALSDPGYSGQQETAQGVTSTRPSAAAHNAEGRSPTTFSPGGRSPMRRASVHTPAREQSLTPLEAPVELGHDLQTQSPKKVGASSPFVFRLDTPALSSVSSSATGRVSVASPARRLPRGGDRSSRNLGGASPSPLVTTGGSAGSSPRRPRASSPTFFSNRSGGSASPASSFAATARSAASGSPFARLGASRLGTPKMGTGYASLGASPAAPVGAWTPFRANLFSPGSAVQPTPVPYSPIDAISPFNGSCAAQLKSPRSANAVLGGRRSQSPSASAIGPSPSRPSPSKGDSVGFPMRTGAPGHLPLLAPLFGAHSPSPPSAGGAASRGSRDPGRHLGSSPQRPSSPFVQRGSPFFPSPSASPHNGDSPLIQRHGDMAPSCRTDRIGAEEANLSPSSGRDAKHPSRGNISPTTAAEAVAAAAAAAATLHSAEAVNAADEAHKTGDLAASSAALQVPGTASGVVGNQHNVFHDISAVPFRPHHASHTGKAFSPPSPSTPEKGAVDLRASTASVHTPLATSQSGEAPPPDVLPSLSPVAAAAASALPPETSALVLGHVFPNQITPNVRSDMALSRSSPFLTPRAAAAAARIRAEAAAAAAMAAAERAAAAARSSVSPRAVDASRRAADAAAHAVAAARRCASTSPRIAAASERAAAAIAAAAAASAAAAGSAKDLAEARRRAVPVAAAAAAVAAARQRAASTAAAAFPALNESVTRRESLSPAAGAKHIHMRAGAAATKAHEARMWKGRLPSGRAVFIKKIPAAVWEQQWRLTQRYKGFFLTDGENFVGEAAFSAFLTDFGPPCAAPLLAVLHEDGNGLEGIHGSHGESEVPEPASSTSRVVLVNQGFGQGDLLDFFDNADPEVFTPASKRSLQYSVTQILVALHSAGIAHLDLTPENILVHAYTEALPSSITPQAGFGLSARGSCGSSTTPSAKLSGGSARRVQLKVCDLAKAAPLFNHSPFRLPPCILKAHFGDCGPENSVASSAAQPFLSCEPTVAKGPYMPPECWRIVYILRALGITAPFAQIGEPLLTTGRPPPPLYLKDPPQPGAPLLGPLREPIDLSVGVDAAELFFDVRKADIYMLGVLMFWIWAEGAIWTCSDPRQDTQYNDLLQCGLEFSIFTDCDGWPPELRHLLKGALDPDPTRRVTLAEILQHPWWTCSLSATGLESAPIS; encoded by the exons TTCGTTCCAGGAGCAACACAACCCTGGTTTCCTGTCCCAGGTTCGGCATCGTTTCGGTCTTGTTCGGAGCCAGCGCGCAGCTCCGGATTTGTGGCCAATTCGAGTCAGCCGAGCACTCTGTGGCGCCTTAGACGTGACTGCGGAAGCATTGTGGACCGGTGCAAGCTTGCCCGCGGGACACCAGTTGCTGCCGCGTGTCCTGAGACGACCTGCCTTTCCCATCCGGCAGCATCGTCGGAAGGGCTATCCcacgcttcctcttcgtttcagCTCTCACAACGAACTTACTCTCCGGAGGCAGTGAGTAGGGAGTCGCAGTTTTGTGCAGCTTCTCCCCGTGCGCAAGAGCTGCTTCAGTCTGCTGTCTCAGCTTCACCCCATTTCGCGGAGGACCGAGCGTTTCCATCGTCACCGGATAGAAGAGCCGAGCTCTCTCCGCATTGCGTTCCGTGCGCCGTAGAAGCACGACTGGGAGGCGTCGTCTTGCCTGCCACCAAAGCTCGCACAGAGGAACCGCCACTAAATGTCTCCGTCGACACGAATGCGTCCAACGACGTTTTTGGTGAAGGGCATGTCCCAGGCTGTTCGCTTCCACAGtcgcagcgaggaagcgatGGCTCCAAAAACAGTCATGGGTCTGGCCCGCAAGGGACAGGGACTCCTatgctgtcgcctctctccgagCATAGTCCAGAGGACACTGTCCCAGTCTGTACTGGAGGACACAATGGAGGGGTtgttcccctgtctctcacTTCGTTTGCAGAACCGGGGGCGGCCTGGGTCACCGCCGTTCGACGGCAGCATGCAGCAGCTTCGGGggcagcagctgcgtccGGGAAGAGTCGCAACTCAAAGACTCAGCCTGGCGGAGGGTCGGTTCCTTCCCTTTATTTAGAGCCGCCGTATTCGTCTTCAACTCCGCCGCCCCCCATCCCGAACAGGACAAGCCGACACATCGCCTCCTTTGGAACGGGGTATCTATCATCTAGCCCCACAGTGGAAAGGCCCTCGAGCCCGATAAGCTTTGGCGTGGATCGCTCACCTCCATGTGCAAACATGGGAAACAGAACTTCATCATGTTCACCATACCTGCGACATCCTGGTGAAGAGCTGTCGACCGACGTCACTCGATCGCACACAGGGAATGATTTCCAAGCACTCATCGCGCCAGGCTCCCGGGACGCCTTTTCGAGTCAAGCCGCATTTACCAGATTCCCTGATGAAACAGCAAGAGAGTCACTGCCGGGAACCCTAGTCAGCAGCAACACGGCCGGAACTACGCAGATCATCTCCGAGCTGCACGCAACGTCAGGGCACGCAAGCCCTAGAACACCGGCGCTTTCCAAGTCAGGTTGCTCATCCTCTCGgacgtctccctctcggtcATCTTCAGTGGACCCTACACGGGGTTCCGCCAGCTTCCTAACAGGGGAACCCTCCACATCCAGGGGTGCACGGATGCGTCCTGTTTCGCCTCACAGACCCGCGAcctcgcttcgccttccgtcgCCCCTCTTCACGTGCAAGGGCCGTTCACAGTCCCCTCGATGCCTGACACAGACACCCTCTGGCGAACACGACAAGGAAGACTGTACGCCCCAGAAAAGTGTGGACTCACTCTGGGAGTCTCAGGATGGCACACGCCGTTCAGCGACGCAGATACGAAGCCGCGCTCTCAGTCCGGCTTATCAGCTTGCTGCCTCTCCACTACTTGGCTCCACGACCCCGATCCCTTCAGGTGTGACGACTGATGTGGCGCCTGCAATGCTGACGGAAAGGGCGCCGGTCCAGATCAATGCAAACGAACAGTCCGGGCTTTTGACAACTTGGGAAGAAGCGCAAGGACATCCcgctcctcgtctcgccACTCCGCAATCACGACACTCGGAGACGTGCGACCGACAtgcgctgccttcgcctcgcgggGCGCAGGGGCGACCAGCCAGTCTGCACGTGAGCCAGACAGAAGGTGAGCTAGGCAGAGCCACCGAGGCAAAGAATATGACCTCGTACTGCTCCAACTCTTCGGCGGCACAGACGCTTTCAGCAGGttcgttcgcctctctcgcagctgcggcggcggcaaCGAGTGCAGACGCTGCAGTCGAGTGGGGGGGAGTAAGCTCAGCGCCTCAGGGAAGCACCTGCGTCCTGAGCAGTATCTCGTCTCGTGATCCAGGGCACGCGGGGGATATCGACGGGAGGAGTCACGGGCTGACAAGCGgaggcagcagctgcggcttCATCTCCTTCGATGGTTTGACAGTCGACCTACCAACTTCACGGGCTCCAGGTTCTGCGCCTCCGGACTTCCCAGCTTGTGAACCAGACGCTGGCGCGACTCCACATGCCACTTGCGAAGCTAGCGAGACTCAGGGCACCGCATACCAGACGTGTTTGTCATCGTGTCTTGACCAAGGACTGCCGCTCGGGGCAGCTACTGCTCTCTCGTCCCGAGGTAGTGGAAGGAGTGCGCTGTCCCACGCCCTTAGTCGACGTGACGGCATAGGCGattccgcgtttccgcctgAATCTGATGGCTTACCGAGCCAggcgttttctgtgtgtggcgCAAGCACGCTAGGGAGCAATGGACACCGATCTCCAGCAGTGACTTCAAGGGGAAGCGTATCTCCGGCAAAATCAGTAGCTGGGACGGGGCGTGCAGCATCCACCCCTCGCATGTCTCCGCGGTGCCGTGCACCTCGTTGTCTCTCAACGCCGTGCTCACGTTCTGCCTCGCGGGGGACCGGGCGGGTgcgttcgcctctttctccccggCCAGAGCCCATACCAGATCCTTCACCTTCGTCGCATCCTGCCCTTTCTGATCCGGGATATTCTGGTCAACAAGAGACGGCTCAGGGCGTCACTAGTACCCGTCCGTCGGCTGCGGCACACAACGCCGAAGGTCGGAGTCCAACGACTTTTTCGCCCGGTGGCCGGAGCCCGATGAGACGCGCGTCAGTTCACACGCCCGCGAGGGAGCAGTCGCTGACACCATTGGAGGCGCCGGTAGAGTTGGGGCACGATCTGCAAACGCAAAGTCCGAAGAAGGTgggcgcctcgtctccttttgtttttcgtctcgaTACGCCGGCGTTGTCgagcgtctcctcctccgcaACTGGCCgagtctccgtcgcctcgccggcaCGTCGGTTGCCTCGCGGCGGTGACCGTTCGAGCCGCAATCTcggaggcgcctcgccgtctcccttgGTGACCACGGGCGGCTCCGCGGGGAGCAGTCCTCGTCGGccccgcgcctcttcgcccaCGTTCTTTTCCAACAGATCCGGCGGctcggcgtcgccggcgtcgtCCTTTGCGGCGACAGCCAGGTCCGCAGCGTCCGGGTCCCCGTTCGCGAGGTTGGGTGCGTCTCGACTCGGCACCCCAAAGATGGGCACGGGCTACGCATCCTTGGGAGCGTCGCCGGCTGCACCCGTGGGAGCGTGGACTCCGTTTCGCGCGAATTTGTTTTCACCCGGAAGCGCAGTCCAACCTACGCCAGTTCCGTATTCTCCTATCGACGCCATTTCCCCTTTCAACGGCTCCTGCGCCGCCCAGCTTAAATCCCCACGGAGTGCGAATGCCGTCTTAGGAGGAAGGCGGTCGCAGTCCCCTTCTGCTTCTGCTATTGGCCCTTCCCCATCCAGGCCGTCTCCGTCAAAGGGAGATTCGGTAGGTTTCCCAATGCGGACAGGAGCACCTGGTCACCTCCCTTTGCTTGCGCCACTATTTGGCGCTCACTCCCCTTCTCCGCCGTCGGCAGGAGGGGCGGCGTCGCGCGGGAGCCGGGATCCAGGACGGCACTTAGGATCGAGTCCCCAGAGGCCGTCGTCGCCATTCGTCCAGCGAGGCTCACCCTTctttccgtcgccttctgcctcacCTCACAATGGCGACTCGCCGTTGATCCAGCGGCACGGGGACATGGCGCCGTCATGCCGGACCGACCGCATCGgggcagaggaagcaaatctctcaccttcttctGGGCGAGACGCTAAACATCCCTCTCGTGGTAACATCTCGCCGACGACTGCTGCAGAGGCTgtggcggcggctgcagctgcggctgcgACCCTTCATTCAGCCGAGGCGGTCAACGCGGCTGACGAAGCGCACAAGACAGGAGATCTTGCAGCGTCATCCGCTGCGCTTCAGGTTCCTGGTA CGGCGTCAGGAGTCGTTGGGAACCAGCACAATGTATTCCATGACATCTCAGCAGTCCCTTTCCGGCCTCACCACGCCTCTCACACTGGCAaggccttttctcctccatCCCCTTCGACACCAGAAAAAGGCGCCGTAGATCTCCGTGCCTCTACGGCCTCCGTTCACACGCCCCTAGCCACGAGCcagagcggcgaggctcCCCCTCCCGACGtcttgccgtctctctctccggtcgccgctgccgctgcCTCTGCATTACCTCCAGAGACTTCCGCGCTTGTCCTCGGTCACGTTTTCCCCAACCAGATCACCCCCAATGTCAGAAGCGACATGGCCCTCTCACggtcctctccttttctcacgCCACGTGCggcagcagcggctgcgcGCATTCGAGCGgaagcagctgcagccgccgccaTGGCTGCAGCTGAAagggcggcggctgcagcacgatcttctgtgtctccgcgagCCGTCGATGCTTCGCGCCGAGCCGCCGACGCGGCGGCACACGCGGTCGCAGCTGCGCGAAGATGCGCCTCGACCTCTCCGCGAATAGCCGCTGCCTCCGAACGGGCAGCCGCCGCGATtgccgctgcagcggcggcgtCTGCGGCTGCTGCAGGGAGCGCCAAAGACCTCGCCGAGGCCCGAAGGCGCGCTGTGCCCGtggctgcggctgctgcagCCGTGGCCGCTGCCAGGCAGAGAGCAGCCTCTACAGCGGCGGCAGCGTTCCCGGCTCTGAATGAAAGCGTGACGAGAAGGGAGTCGTTGTCGCCAGCCGCTGGAGCCAAGCACATACACATGCGtgcaggcgccgcagctACAAAAGCCCACGAAGCG CGAATGTGGAAAGGCAGGCTGCCTTCAGGCCGTGCAGTTTTCATCAAGAAGATCCCTGCTGCGGTCTGGGAGCAGCAGTGGCGTTTGACCCAGAGATACAAAGGATTCTTTCTGACCGACGGAGAGAATTTTGTTGGAGAggctgccttctccgcttttctcacAG ACTTCGGCCCGCCATgcgctgcgcctctcctcgcggttCTCCATGAGGACGGAAATGGATTAGAGGGTATCCACGGCAGCCATGGTGAATCCGAAGTCCCAGAACCGGCTTCGAGCACGAGTCGTGTTGTTCTAGTGAACCAGGGTTTCGGGCAAGGGGACCTTCTAGATTTCTTTGATAACGCAGACCCAGAG GTCTTCACCCCGGCGTCTAAACGAAGTCTGCAATATTCCGTAACACAGATTCTTGTCGCTCTCCATTCAGCAGGGATTGCGCATCTGGACTTGACGCCCGAAAACATTCTAGTGCACGCGTACACAGAAGCGCTCCCTTCCTCGATCACTCCACAGGCAGGATTCGGTTTGAGTGCACGTGGCAGCTGTGGATCATCCACAACTCCATCAGCAAAATTGTCCGGCGGGTCGGCCAGGCGCGTGCAGCTGAAGGTGTGTGACCTTGCGAAagctgcgcctctcttcaATCattctccttttcgcttgCCCCCGTGCATCCTCAAGGCACATTTCGGGGATTGCGGGCCAGAAAACTCGGTAGCCTCCTCCGCGGCGCAGCCGTTCCTCAGCTGCGAACCTACAGTCGCGAAGGGCCCCTATATGCCGCCCGAATGCTGGAGAATCGTCTATATTCTCAGGGCTCTGGGAATCACGGCGCCGTTCGCTCAAATTGGAGAACCTCTTCTTACTACCGGGCgaccgcctccgcctctgtACCTCAAAGATCCCCCCCAACCCGGCGCGCCGTTACTAGGACCGTTGCGTGAACCGATCGATCTTTCTGTAGGGGTTGATGCCGCTGAATTGTTTTTCGACGTACGAAAGGCTGATATCTATATGCTAGGAGTCCTTATGTTCTGGATCTGGGCAGAAGGAGCCATCTGGACTTGCTCCGATCCACGGCAAGATACCCA GTACAATGACTTGCTACAGTGCGGACTCGAGTTCAGCATCTTCACCGACTGCGATGGCTGGCCACCTGAGCTTCGCCATCTGCTCAAG GGTGCCCTGGATCCTGACCCCACCCGTCGCGTGACGTTAGCGGAGATTCTTCAGCATCCCTGGTGGACGTGTAGCCTCTCTGCTACAGGGCTAGAGTCAGCGCCTATTTCCTGA